A section of the Phaseolus vulgaris cultivar G19833 chromosome 8, P. vulgaris v2.0, whole genome shotgun sequence genome encodes:
- the LOC137826311 gene encoding DELLA protein 1-like, with product MKREGMEDANAVKGECSSSGKGKVVFEEEENEDRLLAGVGYKVCSSNMVDVAHKLDQLEMVMEGDGMSHLANNTVHYDPTDLYGWVQNILNNAPNHITATNNNNAVIPSPLITVPENDLRAIPLPYIEAYPQLENQNCHKQFKSSSSLFSPAISSDNVLPVVLMEEAGVHLVHSLMACAEAVQFGNASLAEGLVKHAGNLAASQGGSMGKVASFFAQALARRIYGFYPHETLDSSYSDMLHTHFYESSPYLKFAHFTANHAILEAFAAADTVHVIDFGLKQGLQWPAFMQALAVRPGGPPVFRLSGIGPPRLDDPDSDTLSQVGLKLAELARKVRIQFEFRGFVCNSLADLDPSMLEIRAGEFVAVNSIFELHRLLARPVDIEKVLETIKRIKPEIVTVVEQEANHNSPVFLERFTEALYYYSSLFDSLEGSVAASSEEALVMAEMYLGRQICNVVACEGDERVERHETLGQWRGRFGLGGFEAVRLGSNAFRQARMLLGLYAEGGKGYRVEENNGCLLLGWHTRPLVASTAWRLAPNGLR from the coding sequence ATGAAGAGGGAAGGGATGGAAGACGCCAATGCAGTGAAAGGTGAATGTTCAAGCAGTGGGAAGGGGAAGGTGGTGTTTgaggaagaagaaaatgaagacAGGTTGTTGGCAGGTGTAGGATACAAAGTGTGTTCCTCAAACATGGTTGACGTGGCACACAAGCTCGACCAATTGGAGATGGTAATGGAGGGAGATGGAATGTCCCATCTCGCCAACAACACCGTGCATTACGACCCAACCGATCTCTACGGCTGGGTCCAGAACATTCTCAACAATGCGCCCAATCACATCACCGCAACCAACAACAACAACGCTGTCATTCCATCGCCGTTAATCACCGTCCCCGAGAACGATCTAAGAGCGATTCCATTACCATACATTGAAGCGTATCCCCAACTAGAAAATCAGAATTGCCACAAGCAATTTAAGAGCTCCTCGTCTCTGTTTTCGCCCGCGATATCATCGGACAACGTGCTTCCGGTGGTTCTGATGGAGGAGGCCGGCGTGCATCTCGTCCACTCGCTCATGGCCTGCGCGGAGGCCGTTCAATTCGGAAATGCGAGCCTTGCGGAAGGCCTCGTGAAGCATGCAGGAAACCTTGCTGCGTCGCAAGGAGGTTCAATGGGGAAAGTCGCGTCGTTCTTCGCTCAAGCTCTCGCTAGAAGAATCTACGGCTTCTACCCTCACGAGACTCTAGACTCTTCCTACTCCGACATGCTGCACACACATTTCTACGAATCGAGCCCGTACCTCAAATTCGCGCACTTCACGGCAAACCACGCCATCCTCGAAGCCTTCGCCGCTGCGGACACGGTGCATGTTATCGATTTTGGCCTGAAGCAGGGGTTGCAATGGCCGGCGTTCATGCAAGCGCTCGCGGTCCGTCCGGGAGGTCCACCAGTGTTCCGTCTCAGTGGAATAGGACCGCCGCGGCTCGACGACCCCGATTCCGACACGCTTAGTCAGGTTGGTTTGAAACTGGCGGAACTCGCTCGAAAAGTTAGGATTCAATTCGAGTTCCGCGGATTTGTGTGTAACAGTTTAGCGGATCTAGATCCGTCCATGCTCGAGATCCGAGCCGGAGAATTCGTCGCGGTTAACTCTATCTTCGAGCTTCACCGCCTACTGGCGCGACCGGTTGACATTGAAAAGGTGTTAGAAACGATTAAGAGGATTAAGCCGGAGATTGTTACCGTGGTGGAGCAAGAAGCGAATCACAACAGTCCGGTTTTTCTGGAGCGGTTCACGGAGGCTTTGTACTATTACTCGAGTTTGTTTGACTCGTTGGAGGGATCAGTGGCAGCGTCTAGTGAAGAGGCGTTGGTGATGGCGGAGATGTACTTGGGGAGGCAGATATGTAACGTTGTGGCATGTGAGGGGGATGAACGCGTGGAGAGGCACGAAACGCTGGGTCAGTGGAGGGGGCGGTTCGGTTTGGGAGGGTTCGAAGCGGTTCGTTTGGGTTCGAACGCGTTCAGACAAGCGAGGATGTTGCTGGGCCTATACGCCGAGGGGGGAAAAGGGTATAGAGTGGAAGAAAACAATGGGTGCCTCTTGCTTGGGTGGCACACCAGGCCACTCGTTGCCTCCACCGCGTGGAGACTCGCGCCCAATGGCTTGCGCTGA